The DNA segment TACCGCTGCCCGCTCAACCAGACCTATCCGTCGTGCCAGATGGCCTGCCTCGATCCGATCGAACAGATCCTCAAGAAGCGGCACCGGGACCTGGCTGGCTTCATCATTGAGCCGCTAGTGCAGGCAGCAGCCGGCATGATCACAGCCCCGCCCGGCTATCTGAAACGAATCCGTGAGCTCTGCACGAAATACCAGGTGCTCTTGATTGCCGATGAAGTGGCCACAGGCTTCGGCCGCACTGGGAAAATGTTCGCCTGCCAACATGAGGGAGTCACGCCGGACTTAATGGCAATCAGCAAAGGCCTAACCGGCGGCTACATGCCCCTGGCCGCGACCGTGACCACCGAGGAGATCTACAAGGGGTTTCTCGGCAAGTACGAAGAGTTCAAAACCTTCTTTCATGGCCACAGTTACACAGGCAATCCACTCGGCTGTGCCGTGGCCCTGGCCAATCTTGAGGTGTTCAAAAAAGAAAAGACGCTCGCGAAGCTGCAACCCAAGATTAAGACGATGGCGCGACTGCTTCAGCCGTTCCGGCAGCTGCCCCATGTGGGGGATATCAGGCAGAAGGGCTTGATGGCTGCCATCGAGTTGGTGGAGGAGAAGAAAACAAAGAAGCCATACCCGCTCGAAGCCAGGATGGGGCATAAAGTCACGATGGAAGCCCGCAAACGAGGCCTCCTGCTCCGCCCGATCGGCAACGTCCTCATCCTCATGCCGCCACTCAGCACGTCACTTCCCGAACTCACCAGCATGGCCGCAATCCTGCAAGCGTCCATCGAAACAACAACGCTAGCTCTGGCATCCGGCCCACGCCCGTAGAAGAGAAGGGATGGAGGCTGATGATCTTCTGTGCTCGCGCAACGCGCGGTCGCGGACTCCCCTCGTTGGACGCGCGCAGTGGAAGATCAATCAGCCCCCATCCCTGAAAAGATAACGAGCGAGCTTGATTGACAGATAGTCCTGCGCCCCGTAGTCTTGGATTGGTTCTCAACTAAAATCCCCCCCAACGAACCGGTCATATATGGTCGAAGAAGTAAAAGAAGCCATAGAGCTAACCTCTTGGATCAGGGATCGCTGGCAGAATCCGACAACACTGGCACTAGTCCTCTTGGCAACCTTAATCTTGGGGCTCTCACTTAGCTTCCAATATGACTTGGCTGGAATCACTGAAAAGATAACCTGGCAAGAAGGCCTTACAGTTCTTGCGACAATGTCCCTGGTCGCTGCTGGCTGGTTTGCATCCACACGGCTTCCTGAAACACCCGCAGATAGGATTGGCATTCTAATCGCAATTGATTGCGAAACTAAGAAAGAGAGGCAACGACTCAAAGCAGACTTTGTCAAAGCGCTACGCGATGAAATGATGCGGGGAAACCATCAACAATATGTTGTGCACGAGCTGTCTGAGTATC comes from the Nitrospirota bacterium genome and includes:
- the bioA gene encoding adenosylmethionine--8-amino-7-oxononanoate transaminase — its product is MAQKPSTRQLIEWDHQHLWHPFTQMQEWEQEQPLIIERGKGSYLIDTEGKKYLDGTSSIWVNLHGHRHPTLDRAIKSQLDKIAHSSFLGLSNPPAIQLARELIRIMPKGLKRVFYSDNGSTAVEVALKMAVQYWQQRHPEAGPKNTFLHLKLAYHGDTIGAVSVGNIELFHERFKSLLFPTLEADPPYCYRCPLNQTYPSCQMACLDPIEQILKKRHRDLAGFIIEPLVQAAAGMITAPPGYLKRIRELCTKYQVLLIADEVATGFGRTGKMFACQHEGVTPDLMAISKGLTGGYMPLAATVTTEEIYKGFLGKYEEFKTFFHGHSYTGNPLGCAVALANLEVFKKEKTLAKLQPKIKTMARLLQPFRQLPHVGDIRQKGLMAAIELVEEKKTKKPYPLEARMGHKVTMEARKRGLLLRPIGNVLILMPPLSTSLPELTSMAAILQASIETTTLALASGPRP